The following are from one region of the Harpia harpyja isolate bHarHar1 chromosome 4, bHarHar1 primary haplotype, whole genome shotgun sequence genome:
- the CRNKL1 gene encoding crooked neck-like protein 1 — MASTAAGKQRIPKVAKVKNKAPAEVQITAEQLLREAKERELELLPPPPQQKITDVEELNDYKLRKRKTFEDNIRKNRTVISNWIKYAQWEESLKEIQRARSIYERALDVDYRNVTLWLKYAEMEMKNRQVNHARNIWDRAITTLPRVNQFWYKYTYMEEMLGNVAGSRQVFERWMEWQPEEQAWHSYINFELRYKEVDRARTIYERFVIVHPDVKNWIKYARFEEKHSYFAHAREVYERAVEFFGEEHMDEHLYVAFAKFEENQKEFERVRVIYKYALDRIPKQEAQNLFKNYTIFEKKFGDRRGIEDIIVSKRRFQYEEEVKANPHNYDAWFDYLRLVESDTDAETVREVYERAIANVPPIQEKRHWKRYIYLWINYALYEELEAKDAERTRQVYQACIELIPHKKFTFAKIWLLYAQFEIRQKNLPLARRALGTSIGKCPKNKLFKGYIELELQLREFDRCRKLYEKFLEFAPENCTSWIKFAELETILGDIDRARAIYELAIGQPRLDMPEVLWKSYIDFEIEQEEYEKTRNLYRRLLQRTQHVKVWISFAQFELSAGREESLSRCRQIYEEANKAMRNCEEKEERVMLLESWRNFEEEFGTETTKERIDKLMPEKIKKRRKLQAEDGSDAGWEEYYDYIFPEDTANQPNLKLLAMAKLWKKQQQESEAAEMDPDKDIDESQS, encoded by the exons ATGGCGTCTACGGCAGCCGGGAAGCAGCGGATCCCCAAAGTGGCGAAG GTGAAAAATAAAGCACCTGCAGAAGTTCAGATCACAGCAGAACAGCTTTTAAGAGAAGCAAAAGAGCGAGAGCTTGAACTTCTTCCACCGCCTCCGCAACAGAAGATCACAGATGTTGAAGAGCTAAATGACTATAAACTCCGGAAGAGGAAG ACTTTTGAAGataacataagaaaaaacagGACTGTTATCAGTAACTGGATAAAGTATGCACAATGGGAGGAAAGCCTGAAAGAAATACAGAG AGCCCGTTCCATTTACGAGCGTGCTTTAGATGTAGACTACAGAAATGTCACACTCTGGCTGAAAtatgcagaaatggaaatgaagaacCGCCAGGTTAATCATGCCCGAAACATTTGGGATCGAGCCATTACCACCCTCCCCAGGGTGAACCAGTTCTG GTATAAGTATACTTACATGGAAGAGATGTTGGGGAATGTTGCTGGATCACGTCAGGTGTTTGAACGGTGGATGGAGTGGCAACCAGAGGAGCAAGCTTGGCATTCTTACATTAACTTCGAGCTGAGATACAAGGAGGTGGACAGGGCGCGTACCATTTATGAGAGAT TTGTTATTGTTCATCCTGATGTTAAGAACTGGATCAAGTATGCCCGCTTTGAAGAGAAGCACAGTTATTTTGCTCACGCAAGGGAAGTATATGAGAGGGCAGTAGAGTTCTTTGGAGAAGAGCATATGGATGAGCACTTGTACGTGGCTTTTGCAAAATTTGAGGAGAACCAGAAAGAA tttgaaagggTAAGGGTGATCTACAAGTATGCCTTGGACAGAATTCCAAAACAGGAGGCCCAAAATCTCTTCAAGAATTACACCATCTTTGAGAAGAAGTTTGGAGACAGGAGAGGAATTGAAGACATCATTGTCAGCAAGAGGAGATTCCAGTATGAAGAGGAAGTGAAG GCAAATCCACATAATTATGATGCCTGGTTTGACTACCTGAGGTTAGTTGAAAGTGACACGGATGCCGAGACTGTCCGAGAAGTGTATGAAAGAGCCATCGCCAATGTTCCCCCGATTCAAGAGAAAAGACACTGGAAAAGATACATCTATCTTTGGATTAACTATGCATTGTACGAAGAGCTGGAGGCAAAG GATGCAGAGCGAACCAGACAAGTGTATCAGGCATGTATTGAGCTCATTCCCCACAAGAAG tttacaTTTGCCAAAATATGGCTGCTGTACGCACAATTTGAAATACGCCAGAAAAATCTTCCACTTGCCAGAAGAGCTTTG GGGACGTCCATAGGTAAATGTCCAAAAAACAAACTGTTTAAAGGTTATATTGAATTGGAGTTACAATTGCGAGAATTTGATCGTTGCCGAAAGCTGTATGAAAAGTTCCTGGAGTTTGCACCGGAAAACTGCACATCATGGATTAAATTTGCTGAACTAGAGACCATTCTTGGCGATATTGATAGAGCCCGTGCAATATATGAGTTGGCTATTGGCCAGCCCCGGCTAGACATGCCAGAG GTTCTTTGGAAATCCTACATTGACTTTGAAATTGAGCAAGAAGAGtatgagaaaacaagaaatcttTACCGTAGATTACTTCAGCGGACACAGCATGTTAAG GTATGGATCAGCTTTGCACAGTTTGAGCTATCTGCAGGAAGGGAGGAGAGTTTGTCAAGGTGCCGGCAGATTTATGAAGAGGCTAATAAGGCAATGCGAAActgtgaggagaaggaggagagagtcATGCTTCTGGAATCCTGGAGAAACTTTGAAGAGGAGTTTGGAACCGAGACCACTAAAGAGAGGATAGATAAACTTAtgcctgaaaaaataaagaagaggagaaaactgCAGGCTGAAGATGGG TCTGATGCTGGCTGGGAGGAATACTATGATTATATTTTCCCAGAAGATACTGCCAATCAGCCTAATCTCAAACTGCTTGCTATGGCTAAACTCTGGAAGAAACAGCAACAGGAGAGTGAAGCTGCAGAGATGGATCCAGACAAAGACATTGATGAAAGCCAGTCTTAA